The following coding sequences are from one Pseudomonas oryzae window:
- a CDS encoding histidinol-phosphatase has translation MRLALFDLDNTLLAGDSDHAWGDWLCRRGILDEASYKARNDEYYEDYLAGRLDIQAYLNFCLAVLGQYDRAQLDAWHREFMAECIEPIILAKGEALLAEHRAAGDMLVIITATNRFVTGPIAARLGVDALLATECEMQGGQYTGRTTDIPCFREGKVTRLERWLLETGMSLDGSCFYSDSRNDLPLLEQVDNPVAVDPCPELRAIAEQRGWPVLSLRG, from the coding sequence GTGCGTCTGGCGTTGTTCGACCTCGACAATACCCTGCTGGCCGGCGACAGCGACCACGCCTGGGGCGACTGGCTGTGCCGGCGCGGCATCCTCGACGAAGCCAGCTACAAGGCGCGCAACGACGAGTACTACGAGGATTACCTGGCCGGCCGCCTGGACATCCAGGCCTACCTGAACTTCTGCCTGGCGGTGCTCGGCCAGTACGACCGCGCGCAGCTGGATGCCTGGCACCGCGAGTTCATGGCCGAGTGCATCGAGCCGATCATCCTCGCCAAGGGCGAGGCGCTGCTCGCCGAGCACCGCGCCGCCGGCGACATGCTGGTGATCATCACCGCCACCAACCGCTTCGTCACCGGCCCGATCGCCGCGCGGCTGGGCGTCGATGCCCTGCTTGCCACCGAGTGCGAGATGCAGGGCGGGCAGTACACCGGGCGCACCACCGACATCCCCTGCTTCCGCGAGGGCAAGGTCACCCGCCTGGAGCGCTGGCTGCTGGAGACCGGCATGAGCCTGGACGGCAGCTGCTTCTACAGCGACTCGCGCAACGACTTGCCGCTGCTCGAGCAGGTCGACAACCCGGTGGCGGTCGATCCCTGCCCGGAGCTGCGCGCCATCGCCGAGCAGCGCGGCTGGCCGGTGCTCTCGCTGCGCGGCTGA
- a CDS encoding SDR family oxidoreductase codes for MRILLVGAGGFIGRHLHVALRAAGHSVLATARQPDPAAAGDWLALDLAELARDPRSCAWPAGIELVINAAGLLSSDRARLHEVQHLGACALFELAAAHGARVLQISALGAEETPDTEFLASKAAAERHLLGLGIPAVVLRPSLVLGPGAASSRWLQRLSPWPWTPLLDNRARLQPLHVDDLCSAVLALLAHWPAQPCSLALVGPEALSMGQILDRLRAAQGWGAGHYWALPRPLALAGAWLGERLGWRALNRQTLRLARRDNLASPEPLAEACGHRCLPLETHLHDWPQATHSLGLILQPLLLALLVLVWLGTALACLGPGFAWGLRILAEAGIDGWPARIAVLGGALLDGALGLSLLWRRWRRRALQAQVALMLAYTALITWLLPHYWFDPFQGVGKNLMLLAVSLWLLWLPPAHGRSEA; via the coding sequence ATGCGCATCCTGCTGGTCGGCGCCGGCGGCTTCATCGGCCGCCACCTGCATGTCGCGCTGCGCGCGGCCGGCCATTCGGTGCTGGCCACGGCGCGCCAGCCCGATCCGGCCGCCGCCGGCGACTGGCTGGCGCTGGATCTCGCCGAACTGGCCCGCGATCCGCGCAGCTGCGCCTGGCCGGCCGGCATCGAGCTGGTGATCAACGCCGCCGGCCTGCTGTCCAGCGACCGCGCCCGCCTGCACGAGGTCCAGCACCTCGGCGCCTGCGCGCTGTTCGAGCTGGCCGCCGCACACGGCGCGCGGGTGCTGCAGATCTCCGCACTCGGCGCCGAGGAGACGCCGGACACCGAGTTCCTCGCCAGCAAGGCCGCCGCCGAGCGCCACCTGCTCGGCCTCGGCATCCCCGCCGTGGTGCTGCGTCCCTCGCTGGTGCTCGGCCCGGGCGCGGCCAGCAGCCGCTGGCTGCAGCGCCTGTCGCCCTGGCCGTGGACGCCGCTGCTGGACAACCGCGCGCGCCTGCAGCCGCTGCACGTCGACGACCTGTGCAGCGCGGTGCTCGCCCTGCTCGCTCACTGGCCGGCCCAGCCGTGCAGCCTGGCGCTGGTCGGCCCCGAAGCGCTGAGCATGGGCCAGATCCTCGACCGCCTGCGCGCCGCCCAAGGCTGGGGGGCGGGCCACTACTGGGCGCTACCGCGGCCGCTGGCGCTGGCCGGCGCCTGGCTCGGCGAGCGCCTCGGCTGGCGCGCGCTGAACCGTCAGACCCTGCGTCTGGCGCGGCGCGACAACCTCGCCTCGCCGGAGCCGCTGGCCGAGGCCTGCGGCCATCGCTGCCTGCCGCTGGAGACGCACCTGCACGACTGGCCGCAGGCGACGCACAGCCTCGGCCTGATCCTGCAGCCGCTGCTGCTCGCCCTGCTGGTGCTGGTCTGGCTGGGCACCGCGCTGGCCTGCCTCGGCCCCGGCTTCGCCTGGGGCCTGCGCATCCTCGCCGAGGCCGGCATCGACGGCTGGCCGGCGCGCATCGCCGTGCTCGGCGGCGCCCTGCTCGACGGCGCGCTGGGCCTCAGCCTGCTGTGGCGGCGCTGGCGGCGCCGCGCGCTGCAGGCGCAGGTCGCCCTGATGCTCGCCTACACGGCGCTGATCACCTGGCTGCTGCCGCACTACTGGTTCGATCCCTTCCAGGGCGTCGGCAAGAACCTGATGCTGCTGGCGGTCAGCCTGTGGCTGCTGTGGCTGCCCCCCGCTCACGGACGGAGCGAAGCATGA
- a CDS encoding sulfite exporter TauE/SafE family protein, protein MEFVIYLILGAAAGVLAGLFGVGGGMIIVPVLIYSFQIQGFAPEVLTHMAVGTSLATIAFTSINSIRAHHKRGAVRWEIVRWLAVGILGGSLLGGLTASLLQGEWLQKVIGVFAISVAAQMAFNLQPKASGSVPGKTGLGVAGTVIGWASAIIGIGGGSLTVPFLTWRSLSMQQAVATSAACGLPIAVASALTFMWLGRNETQLPEWSLGFVYLPAMVGIAATSMFFARFGAQLAHKLSPQMLKRLFALLLLCVGLNFLL, encoded by the coding sequence ATGGAGTTCGTAATCTACCTGATCCTGGGGGCCGCGGCCGGTGTGCTGGCCGGGCTGTTCGGCGTCGGCGGCGGCATGATCATCGTGCCGGTGCTGATCTACAGCTTCCAGATCCAGGGCTTCGCCCCGGAAGTGCTCACCCACATGGCGGTCGGCACCTCGCTGGCGACCATCGCCTTCACCTCGATCAACTCGATCCGCGCCCACCACAAGCGCGGCGCGGTGCGCTGGGAGATCGTGCGCTGGCTGGCGGTCGGCATCCTCGGCGGCAGCCTGCTCGGCGGTCTGACCGCCTCCCTGCTGCAGGGCGAATGGCTGCAGAAGGTCATCGGCGTGTTCGCCATCAGCGTGGCCGCGCAGATGGCCTTCAACCTGCAGCCCAAGGCCAGCGGCAGCGTGCCCGGCAAGACCGGCCTCGGCGTGGCCGGCACGGTGATCGGCTGGGCCTCGGCGATCATCGGCATCGGCGGCGGCTCGCTGACCGTGCCCTTCCTCACCTGGCGCAGCCTGTCGATGCAGCAGGCGGTGGCCACCTCGGCGGCCTGCGGCCTGCCGATCGCCGTGGCCAGCGCACTGACCTTCATGTGGCTGGGGCGCAACGAAACGCAGCTGCCGGAGTGGAGCCTGGGCTTCGTCTACCTGCCGGCGATGGTCGGCATCGCCGCCACCTCGATGTTCTTCGCCCGCTTCGGCGCGCAGCTGGCGCACAAGCTGTCGCCGCAGATGCTCAAGCGCCTGTTCGCCCTGCTGCTGCTCTGCGTCGGCCTGAATTTCCTGCTCTGA
- a CDS encoding RNA pyrophosphohydrolase, whose amino-acid sequence MIDPDGFRPNVGIILANEVGQVLWARRINQDAWQFPQGGINPQESPEDALFRELNEEVGLEPQDVRILACTRGWLRYRLPQRLVRTHSQPLCIGQKQKWFLLHLTGDEQRVRMDLTGKPEFDGWRWVSYWYPLGQVVSFKREVYRRALKELAPRLPIRE is encoded by the coding sequence GTGATCGATCCCGATGGCTTCCGACCCAATGTCGGCATCATCCTGGCCAATGAGGTCGGCCAGGTGCTGTGGGCGCGACGCATCAACCAGGATGCCTGGCAGTTCCCCCAGGGCGGCATCAACCCGCAGGAGTCGCCGGAAGATGCGCTGTTTCGCGAATTGAACGAGGAAGTCGGTCTCGAGCCGCAGGATGTGCGCATCCTCGCCTGTACCCGCGGCTGGTTGCGCTATCGTCTGCCCCAGCGTCTGGTGCGCACCCACAGCCAGCCGCTGTGCATCGGCCAGAAGCAGAAGTGGTTCCTCCTGCACCTGACCGGCGACGAGCAGCGCGTGCGCATGGACCTGACCGGCAAGCCGGAATTCGACGGCTGGCGCTGGGTCAGCTACTGGTATCCGCTGGGCCAGGTGGTGTCCTTCAAGCGCGAGGTGTACCGCCGCGCGCTGAAGGAACTGGCGCCACGCCTGCCGATCCGCGAGTGA
- the ptsP gene encoding phosphoenolpyruvate--protein phosphotransferase yields MLHTLRKIIQEVNAARDLDTALAIIVERVRAAMGTQVCSVYLLDPQSNRFVLMATEGLNKDSIGQVSMAPSEGLVGLVGTREEPLNLEDAASHPRFRYFAETGEERYASFLGAPIIHHRRVMGVLVVQQKERRQFDEGEEAFLVTMSAQLAGVIAHAEATGSIRGLGKQGKATPDTRFIGVPGSPGVALGSAVVVLPPADLEVVPDRPIDDIDGEIAYFYNAIEAVRKDMRELSARLSTQLRQEERALFDVYLMMLDDASIAGEVIKVIETGQWAQGALRQVVNGHVQRFELMDDAYLSERASDVKDIGRRILAYLQQARQQKLVYPDNTILVSEELSPAMLGEVPPGKLTGLVSVTGSSNSHVAILARAMGIPTVMGAVDLPYTMLDGIELIVDGNRGDVFTNPSPGLRRQFSEIAEEERQLNRGLDALRSLPCETLDGHRMPLWVNTGLFADIARAQERGAEGVGLYRSEVPFMTNERFPSEKEQVAIYRDQLKAFHPLPVTMRTLDIGGDKALSYFPIKEDNPFLGWRGIRVTLDHPEIFLVQARAMLKASEGLENLRILLPMISGLPELEEAQRLLHRAWSEVREEGVDVPMPPVGVMIEIPAAVFQTRELARQVDFLSVGSNDLTQYLLAVDRNNPRVANLYDYLHPSILQALKRVVDDAHSVGKPVSICGEMAGDPIAAMLLMAMGFDSLSMNATNLPKVKWLLRQLSLEQARELLELVLSLDHAPLIHSTLQLHMRNLGLSRILAPSGSVQN; encoded by the coding sequence ATGCTCCACACGCTGCGCAAGATCATCCAGGAGGTGAATGCCGCCCGGGATCTCGACACCGCCTTGGCGATCATCGTCGAGCGCGTGCGTGCAGCCATGGGCACCCAGGTCTGCTCGGTGTACCTGCTTGACCCGCAGAGCAACCGCTTCGTGCTGATGGCCACCGAGGGCCTCAACAAGGACTCCATCGGCCAGGTCAGCATGGCGCCCAGCGAGGGCCTGGTCGGCCTGGTCGGCACCCGCGAGGAGCCGCTCAACCTCGAGGACGCCGCCAGTCACCCGCGCTTCCGCTACTTCGCCGAGACCGGCGAGGAGCGCTACGCCTCGTTCCTCGGCGCGCCGATCATCCACCACCGCCGGGTGATGGGCGTGCTGGTGGTGCAGCAGAAGGAGCGCCGCCAGTTCGACGAGGGCGAGGAAGCCTTCCTGGTCACCATGAGCGCGCAGCTCGCCGGGGTGATCGCCCACGCCGAGGCCACCGGCTCGATCCGCGGCCTCGGCAAGCAGGGCAAGGCCACCCCCGACACCCGCTTCATCGGCGTGCCCGGCTCGCCCGGCGTGGCCCTCGGCAGCGCCGTGGTGGTGCTGCCGCCGGCCGACCTCGAGGTGGTGCCGGACCGGCCGATCGACGACATCGACGGCGAGATCGCCTACTTCTACAACGCCATCGAGGCGGTGCGTAAGGACATGCGCGAGCTGTCCGCGCGCCTTTCCACCCAGCTGCGCCAGGAAGAGCGCGCGCTGTTCGACGTCTACCTGATGATGCTCGACGACGCCTCGATCGCCGGCGAGGTGATCAAGGTCATCGAGACCGGCCAGTGGGCCCAGGGCGCCCTGCGCCAGGTGGTCAACGGCCACGTGCAGCGCTTCGAGCTGATGGACGACGCCTACCTCAGCGAGCGCGCCTCGGACGTCAAGGACATCGGCCGACGCATCCTCGCCTACCTGCAGCAGGCGCGGCAGCAGAAGCTGGTCTACCCGGACAACACCATCCTGGTCAGCGAGGAGCTGTCGCCGGCGATGCTCGGCGAGGTGCCGCCCGGCAAGCTGACCGGCCTGGTCTCGGTGACCGGCTCGAGCAACTCGCACGTCGCCATCCTCGCCCGCGCCATGGGCATCCCCACGGTGATGGGCGCGGTCGACCTGCCCTACACCATGCTCGACGGCATCGAGCTGATCGTCGACGGCAATCGCGGCGACGTGTTCACCAACCCCTCGCCCGGCCTGCGTCGCCAGTTCAGCGAGATCGCCGAGGAAGAGCGCCAGCTCAACCGCGGCCTCGACGCCCTGCGCAGCCTGCCTTGCGAGACCCTCGACGGCCACCGCATGCCGCTGTGGGTCAACACCGGCCTGTTCGCCGACATCGCCCGCGCCCAGGAGCGCGGCGCCGAGGGCGTCGGCCTGTACCGCAGCGAAGTGCCGTTCATGACCAACGAGCGCTTCCCCAGCGAGAAGGAGCAGGTGGCGATCTACCGCGACCAGCTCAAGGCCTTCCACCCGCTGCCGGTGACCATGCGCACCCTCGACATCGGCGGCGACAAGGCGCTGTCCTACTTCCCGATCAAGGAAGACAACCCGTTCCTCGGCTGGCGCGGCATCCGCGTCACCCTCGACCACCCGGAGATCTTCCTGGTCCAGGCGCGCGCCATGCTCAAGGCCAGCGAGGGCCTGGAGAACCTGCGCATCCTGCTGCCGATGATCAGCGGCCTGCCCGAGCTGGAGGAGGCGCAGCGCCTGCTGCACCGCGCCTGGAGCGAGGTGCGCGAGGAAGGCGTCGACGTGCCCATGCCGCCGGTCGGGGTGATGATCGAGATCCCCGCCGCAGTGTTCCAGACCCGCGAGCTGGCGCGCCAGGTCGACTTCCTCTCGGTCGGCTCCAACGACCTGACCCAGTACCTGCTGGCGGTCGACCGCAACAACCCGCGGGTGGCCAACCTCTACGACTACCTGCACCCGTCGATCCTGCAGGCGCTCAAGCGCGTGGTCGACGACGCGCACAGCGTCGGCAAGCCGGTGAGCATCTGCGGCGAGATGGCCGGCGACCCTATTGCCGCCATGCTGCTGATGGCGATGGGCTTCGACTCACTGTCGATGAACGCCACCAACCTGCCCAAGGTCAAGTGGCTGCTGCGCCAGCTGTCCCTGGAGCAGGCGCGCGAGCTGCTCGAACTGGTGCTGTCGCTCGACCACGCGCCGCTGATCCACAGCACCCTGCAGCTGCACATGCGCAACCTGGGCCTGAGCCGCATCCTCGCCCCCAGCGGCAGCGTGCAGAATTGA
- a CDS encoding DUF2269 family protein produces MTLYLLLKTLHILSSTLLFGTGLGSAYYAWRAWKSAQVATIATTFRHLVAADWLFTTPTAVIQPLSGLAMVHLAGWPLGQHWLLLTLVLYVLAGLCWLPVVGLQIRVRDLAVQAERDGSPLPAVAGRYMAWWFALGWPAFAAFVVIFFLMVTKPA; encoded by the coding sequence ATGACCCTCTACCTGCTGCTGAAGACCCTGCACATCCTCTCCTCCACCCTGCTGTTCGGCACCGGCCTCGGCTCGGCCTACTACGCCTGGCGCGCCTGGAAGAGCGCGCAGGTGGCGACCATCGCCACCACCTTCCGCCACCTGGTCGCCGCCGACTGGCTGTTCACCACCCCCACCGCTGTCATCCAGCCGCTCAGCGGCCTGGCCATGGTCCACCTGGCCGGCTGGCCGCTCGGCCAGCACTGGCTGCTGCTGACCCTCGTCCTCTACGTGCTGGCTGGGCTGTGCTGGCTGCCGGTGGTCGGGCTGCAGATCCGCGTGCGCGACCTCGCCGTGCAGGCCGAGCGCGACGGCTCGCCGCTGCCGGCCGTGGCCGGGCGCTACATGGCCTGGTGGTTCGCCCTCGGCTGGCCGGCTTTCGCCGCCTTCGTGGTGATCTTCTTCCTGATGGTCACCAAGCCGGCCTGA